One Candidatus Cloacimonadota bacterium genomic region harbors:
- a CDS encoding formate/nitrite transporter family protein → MANFNAPENIAETVIEKVGTKKCQLGMMQVIILGILAGAFIAFGAQLATRVMTGIDSFGLRVFMGGAVFSVGLMLVVIAGAELFTGNNLIMMSVLAGKKKFSTMLGYWAIVYLANLAGSLLIVWFMHMSGLVSGAVEGTAVSIASTKANLPFVQVFFRGILCNWLVCLAVWLALASHDIPGKILGIFFPIMAFVASGFEHSIANMYFIPIGMVLDSSITFGGFINNLAASTLGNIVGGAGFVATIYYLVFRKCTVNINPGK, encoded by the coding sequence ATGGCAAATTTCAATGCACCGGAGAATATAGCAGAAACTGTAATTGAAAAAGTAGGAACGAAGAAGTGTCAATTAGGAATGATGCAAGTCATTATTTTAGGTATTTTAGCAGGTGCTTTTATCGCTTTTGGAGCACAGTTAGCAACGAGAGTGATGACCGGGATTGATAGCTTTGGATTACGTGTTTTTATGGGTGGGGCAGTATTTAGCGTTGGCCTTATGTTAGTTGTTATTGCAGGTGCCGAACTCTTTACGGGAAACAATCTCATAATGATGTCAGTCTTAGCTGGAAAGAAGAAATTCTCTACAATGCTGGGATATTGGGCAATAGTATATCTGGCAAATTTAGCCGGTTCATTACTGATCGTTTGGTTTATGCATATGAGTGGATTAGTTTCGGGTGCTGTTGAAGGCACAGCAGTTAGTATAGCCAGTACTAAAGCCAATTTACCATTTGTTCAAGTATTTTTTAGAGGTATTCTTTGTAACTGGCTGGTTTGCTTGGCTGTGTGGTTAGCACTTGCTTCTCACGATATACCCGGCAAAATACTCGGTATCTTCTTCCCGATCATGGCGTTCGTTGCTTCCGGATTTGAACATAGTATCGCCAACATGTATTTCATTCCAATAGGTATGGTTCTAGACTCCAGTATTACTTTTGGTGGATTTATCAATAACTTAGCTGCTTCTACACTTGGAAATATAGTTGGTGGAGCCGGTTTTGTTGCTACAATCTATTATTTAGTTTTCCGCAAGTGTACAGTTAATATTAATCCCGGAAAATAA
- a CDS encoding M6 family metalloprotease domain-containing protein — translation MYKFILLMILTIALVPFFLYAGFVENMPTTITQPDGSTLEAFVTGDEYYRRVHDDNGYTLVLHPKTGYAVYAIPEGDSIKESDYIAGRFDPATLGIVPHLFKKDPAIDRLREEQQANRDAGNRGSPVGTLNNIIGFVRFSDQTEFPNTTSFNFYNDMFNSTSDRSLKDYYTEVSSGQLTVNSHLYPPPQTGGFVLSIQADNPRNYYSPYNATTNPTGYNDENEMWSRLYDLTGELIEKIEPYIPTMDLDNDNDGILDALTFVFRGDVDGWGNILWPTHWSFGNIVGTINGIDVTHCVYNFEERIGVRVVCHEMGHMIGFPDFYHYSNEWPWNTIAPVAGWCLMASGNNNHSLVYNKWKYGTWFTEIPVIAPTSTPTTYTLPAVDISPYAAYKIESTNPDQYYVVEYRRQTGRYEIGNPNSGLIVYRIISSYGGQPINGNKNGPPDEVYVYRVDGTIHTNGTPDAAAYPTPQGRTAIHNYMNPKPWLYYDNNSTPDGSLIITDIGPAGGETISFVLRDVIPHYWIGFYSSDWHNPNNWKPETVPTGNDNIIIHGSPWYDPIISEGNAYCKDITIMDDAVLTIQNYYLSASGDMTVKNQINLVNADSDIFVHGDLVWEDGSSVYIFNPGAAINCYRDLIVQPGSLFHMHNGTLQFYGSDPSQLIIKSPGRIINNLHSSKSSPGTLTISSETLHPFNINGNLVNSSTSVTNNNFGGTVTLLGNLSDLNNNSGIQWNTGTLKMSGDNQTIYLAGTNAHFHHLEINPSDSVILNSNLTITGNLIIWSGVLYPVSYTIKLSGHWDNTIGSAAFNEANSKVIFTGTTDSYCYNEVFNELELGKAGYGQLIIPYGNTVTSNSYKWSGGVLTVNGGTFTALDMADPWIRGIINLNSGFIHLHQESSQYLDLRATLNITGGELHLYGGNGDSWWPYDGYAALNMQDGLIDVHDNGIFIASAETFNTNITGGTIRTSRNFSCHRNDFNPSGGTIELYSSIDAQLNMTVGTLYNLKINKTDRSIDNGPVTRSDIIRRDREGNIIRETRANTVRLMSNLTANNNLTLEDGTLWLWGREANITNDIFIYDQLRMWDPLDKIISGGNFFWYDGSEAQITAGTIECNSYWSVYNGANVVLPAIVTTHLKSPWSRSILLGDTSTQFGNLIIGDGTTGGTYTTHNSSTTDLWVTGNLTIAANNELDLGNKDLYVLGNLDLDGKLDIHTTTAMIQGKPDFAPTSLLAINSGNFYYFDSTLPRTNYLRGTLNINSGNFEAWYNTLEVEAGSLTTINSGTLKCNGINAVHPNTFQPAGGTVIFNTNLSGGNYALNISNGNWLPNLIIDSDPTGFFLANDLIIKGSLTIASGNLDVSPSNYSIVIGGNWTNNIGSTAFNERNGLVVFNGSSLQSINSNEEFYNLTLNKTSFPYFIMSDSVVMHIHNHLLIDNGTLVLAEDNYLITYHLTISSMAGLNTYYSNESYIVVNGNWIDNNSTSSNETGFFYDQSTVIFNGTSNQSVIRTGAPLEFYNLIIEKPASSYCFINNPVEVHGSFELNGGLWHDTGNYFNHHFYNNFTVNPNGGFNSNTQNSVHFNGAEDQVITYNGTSGNFYDVIIDKSVSRTDTDDGTLRYQRVSLGSSLPLMNEGNLTIETGFLDSNGHNIICTGNLNINNGAILQLDAGSTLYMGNFKSLNVNGGGRLEVYGSSGIPATVTSFFGYYDFNVELNGTIAATQGLFEYMTSNGLHVKSGATIDPVFSLGNSSFRNGSIDGTLLTINNSDVVTIPLAHFPTNTWGGLSNVSKTVNQGSVSFIQSYGDFSGEAFDNDTYNRIIWSDAGFIDIQIVSAEWSNPIPYFGDSSTLTVTILNSGSSNISAIIYLHLYYDLDDPPAPFSNGDENRMIRAMAPGELITHNFTIEHGIPEEWNTWLYLDPDQLVDDIDTSNNIFGPVPITWLGLPMITDLNIEYLSATNSIHLSWTYPTSADNFKIYRSTDPYFTPSEDNLIIRPPSNQTEYTETVSGPFFFYRVSAERYLDRPANGNFIMGE, via the coding sequence ATGTATAAGTTCATATTACTTATGATTTTGACTATCGCTTTAGTGCCTTTTTTTCTTTATGCAGGTTTTGTTGAAAATATGCCTACTACTATCACTCAACCAGATGGTTCGACTTTGGAAGCTTTCGTAACAGGTGATGAGTATTATCGTCGAGTACACGACGATAATGGTTATACTCTTGTCCTTCATCCGAAAACGGGTTATGCAGTCTATGCTATTCCTGAAGGTGACTCAATAAAAGAATCCGATTATATAGCAGGAAGGTTTGACCCGGCAACTTTGGGTATAGTCCCTCATCTATTTAAAAAAGATCCGGCAATAGATCGTTTGCGAGAAGAGCAGCAGGCAAATCGTGATGCCGGGAATCGCGGTTCTCCAGTAGGTACACTTAATAACATCATTGGTTTTGTACGTTTTAGTGACCAGACTGAATTTCCTAACACGACCTCGTTTAACTTTTATAATGATATGTTCAATTCTACTTCAGACAGATCATTAAAAGATTATTATACTGAGGTTTCCAGTGGTCAACTGACTGTAAATTCTCATTTGTATCCTCCTCCACAAACGGGTGGCTTTGTATTATCCATCCAAGCAGATAACCCGAGAAATTACTATTCTCCCTATAATGCAACGACTAATCCAACGGGTTATAATGATGAAAACGAAATGTGGTCAAGACTATATGATTTAACCGGTGAGTTGATCGAGAAAATTGAACCATATATACCTACGATGGACTTAGATAATGATAATGATGGTATTTTGGATGCGTTGACCTTTGTCTTTCGTGGTGATGTAGATGGTTGGGGAAATATTCTCTGGCCAACTCACTGGAGTTTTGGTAACATTGTTGGTACTATAAATGGTATAGATGTAACTCACTGTGTCTATAATTTCGAAGAACGTATCGGAGTTCGAGTAGTCTGTCATGAAATGGGGCATATGATCGGTTTTCCCGATTTTTATCATTACAGTAATGAATGGCCCTGGAATACCATAGCACCAGTTGCCGGTTGGTGTTTAATGGCTTCCGGTAATAACAATCATAGTCTGGTATATAACAAATGGAAATATGGAACCTGGTTTACGGAAATACCTGTTATTGCTCCAACAAGCACTCCAACCACTTATACACTTCCTGCAGTAGATATTTCTCCCTATGCTGCTTATAAGATAGAGAGTACAAATCCCGATCAGTACTATGTAGTAGAATACCGTCGACAAACCGGTCGCTATGAGATAGGTAATCCCAATAGCGGCTTGATAGTCTATCGCATTATCTCAAGTTACGGCGGACAACCGATAAATGGTAATAAAAATGGTCCTCCGGATGAGGTATATGTTTACCGTGTTGATGGAACTATACATACTAATGGAACACCTGATGCGGCAGCTTATCCAACCCCACAGGGACGCACAGCTATCCATAACTATATGAATCCAAAACCGTGGTTATATTATGATAATAATTCTACTCCTGATGGTTCACTTATTATTACGGATATAGGACCTGCTGGAGGTGAAACTATTTCTTTTGTTTTAAGGGATGTTATCCCTCATTATTGGATAGGTTTTTACTCATCAGATTGGCATAATCCTAACAACTGGAAGCCTGAAACTGTTCCTACAGGAAATGATAACATCATTATTCATGGCAGTCCATGGTACGACCCTATTATATCTGAAGGTAATGCCTATTGTAAAGATATTACGATTATGGATGATGCCGTTTTAACGATCCAGAATTACTATCTTTCTGCTTCTGGTGATATGACAGTGAAGAATCAGATCAACTTGGTAAATGCCGATAGTGATATCTTTGTTCATGGTGATTTGGTCTGGGAAGACGGCTCATCAGTATATATCTTTAATCCTGGTGCTGCCATTAACTGTTATAGAGATCTTATAGTTCAACCCGGTTCATTATTCCACATGCACAACGGAACCCTGCAATTTTATGGTTCTGACCCCTCTCAACTGATCATAAAAAGCCCCGGAAGAATAATCAACAATTTGCATTCCAGTAAATCATCACCCGGTACCTTAACTATCTCATCAGAAACTTTACATCCTTTTAACATTAATGGTAATTTAGTTAATAGTAGTACGAGTGTTACCAATAATAACTTTGGTGGTACTGTTACACTTTTAGGTAATTTATCCGATCTAAATAACAACTCAGGTATTCAATGGAATACAGGAACTCTCAAGATGAGTGGTGATAATCAGACAATTTATTTAGCAGGTACAAATGCTCATTTTCATCATCTTGAGATCAATCCTTCTGACAGCGTTATTCTGAACAGTAATCTTACTATAACAGGAAATTTAATTATTTGGAGTGGAGTACTCTATCCGGTTTCATATACTATCAAGCTATCTGGTCATTGGGATAATACTATTGGTTCAGCCGCTTTTAATGAAGCTAATTCTAAAGTAATTTTCACAGGCACTACCGACAGTTATTGTTACAATGAAGTTTTTAATGAACTCGAGCTCGGTAAAGCAGGTTATGGTCAGCTTATAATACCCTACGGAAACACGGTTACCAGTAATTCCTATAAATGGTCTGGAGGAGTTCTTACTGTCAATGGTGGCACTTTCACTGCTCTGGATATGGCAGACCCCTGGATCAGAGGAATAATTAATCTCAACTCAGGATTTATCCATCTACATCAAGAGAGTTCCCAATATCTTGATCTACGAGCTACACTGAACATCACAGGGGGAGAATTGCATCTCTATGGTGGTAATGGTGACTCTTGGTGGCCTTATGATGGATATGCCGCCCTGAATATGCAGGATGGTCTGATCGATGTTCACGACAATGGCATCTTTATTGCCTCAGCTGAAACTTTCAATACCAATATTACCGGTGGTACGATCAGGACATCAAGAAACTTTTCCTGTCATAGAAACGATTTTAACCCTTCCGGTGGTACAATAGAGCTGTATTCCTCGATAGATGCCCAATTAAATATGACAGTCGGAACTCTTTATAATCTGAAGATCAATAAAACTGATCGTAGCATTGACAACGGACCTGTCACAAGATCGGATATCATCAGACGTGACAGAGAGGGAAATATTATCCGTGAAACCCGGGCAAATACAGTAAGATTGATGTCTAATCTTACCGCTAATAATAATCTTACCCTGGAAGATGGAACACTCTGGCTCTGGGGACGCGAAGCCAATATTACAAACGACATTTTTATCTATGATCAACTCAGAATGTGGGATCCTCTCGATAAGATCATATCAGGTGGAAATTTCTTCTGGTATGATGGTTCGGAAGCACAAATTACAGCGGGTACGATAGAATGCAATTCTTACTGGAGTGTTTATAATGGAGCTAATGTAGTGCTCCCAGCTATAGTGACAACTCACCTGAAATCACCTTGGTCAAGATCTATCCTCTTGGGAGATACCAGTACCCAGTTTGGTAATTTGATCATCGGAGATGGAACTACGGGGGGTACTTATACAACACATAACTCGAGTACAACCGATCTATGGGTTACGGGTAATCTTACCATCGCAGCAAACAATGAACTTGATCTTGGCAACAAAGACCTCTATGTTCTGGGTAATCTCGATCTGGACGGCAAACTCGATATCCATACTACGACAGCTATGATCCAGGGTAAACCTGATTTCGCCCCTACCAGTCTTTTAGCTATTAACAGTGGAAATTTCTACTATTTTGACTCTACTCTACCAAGAACAAATTACTTACGTGGTACTCTTAATATCAACTCCGGTAATTTTGAAGCCTGGTATAACACCCTGGAAGTAGAAGCCGGTTCCTTAACTACGATAAATAGCGGTACCTTGAAATGTAACGGTATTAATGCGGTTCATCCGAATACTTTCCAACCTGCCGGAGGAACAGTAATCTTCAATACAAATCTTTCCGGTGGGAACTATGCTCTGAACATATCAAACGGTAACTGGTTACCGAATCTGATTATCGATTCTGATCCGACAGGATTTTTCTTAGCTAATGATCTTATTATTAAAGGTTCTCTAACCATTGCATCAGGAAATCTTGACGTATCTCCTTCCAATTACAGTATAGTTATTGGAGGCAACTGGACTAATAATATCGGCTCTACAGCTTTTAATGAGAGAAATGGTTTGGTAGTTTTCAATGGCAGTTCGCTCCAATCTATTAACAGTAATGAAGAATTTTATAATCTGACTCTGAATAAGACTTCTTTTCCTTATTTTATAATGTCTGATAGTGTCGTAATGCACATCCACAATCATCTCCTTATAGATAATGGAACACTGGTATTGGCAGAAGACAATTATCTAATTACCTATCATCTAACAATATCTTCTATGGCAGGACTGAACACATATTACTCCAATGAGTCGTATATCGTTGTCAATGGCAATTGGATCGATAATAATTCCACCAGTAGTAATGAAACCGGTTTTTTCTATGATCAATCTACGGTAATTTTCAATGGTACAAGTAATCAGAGTGTTATTCGTACTGGAGCTCCTTTAGAATTCTACAATTTGATCATCGAAAAACCAGCCAGTAGCTATTGCTTTATCAATAATCCAGTGGAGGTTCATGGTTCCTTCGAACTAAATGGAGGACTCTGGCATGATACGGGTAATTACTTCAATCATCATTTCTATAATAATTTTACTGTTAATCCTAATGGCGGATTCAATTCCAATACACAAAACAGTGTGCATTTTAATGGTGCCGAGGATCAGGTTATTACCTATAATGGCACTTCAGGTAATTTCTATGATGTTATTATAGACAAATCAGTTAGCCGAACAGACACTGATGATGGGACTTTACGCTATCAAAGGGTCAGTCTCGGTTCTTCATTACCTCTGATGAATGAAGGAAATCTCACAATTGAAACAGGTTTTCTCGATTCTAACGGTCATAACATAATTTGTACAGGGAATTTAAACATCAACAATGGGGCAATTTTACAGCTCGATGCCGGTTCAACTCTCTATATGGGGAATTTTAAGAGTTTGAATGTCAACGGTGGTGGCCGCTTGGAAGTCTATGGAAGCTCCGGAATACCAGCAACAGTTACGAGTTTTTTTGGCTATTATGATTTTAATGTGGAACTAAACGGTACAATTGCAGCTACTCAAGGATTATTTGAATATATGACATCTAATGGTCTCCACGTTAAAAGCGGAGCAACAATAGATCCAGTTTTTTCTTTAGGAAACTCTTCTTTCAGAAATGGTAGTATAGATGGGACTTTATTAACTATAAACAACAGTGATGTAGTAACAATTCCTCTGGCTCATTTCCCGACAAATACCTGGGGTGGCTTGAGTAACGTCTCAAAAACAGTTAATCAGGGAAGTGTCTCTTTTATTCAATCATATGGTGATTTCAGTGGAGAAGCATTCGATAATGATACATATAATCGTATTATTTGGTCTGATGCCGGATTTATAGATATCCAGATCGTCAGTGCAGAGTGGTCAAATCCTATTCCCTATTTTGGGGATAGTTCTACTCTTACTGTGACGATCCTGAATTCCGGATCATCCAATATTTCAGCAATCATTTACCTTCATTTGTATTATGATCTTGATGATCCGCCGGCTCCCTTTAGTAACGGAGACGAAAATAGAATGATCCGGGCTATGGCTCCCGGGGAATTGATAACCCATAATTTCACGATAGAACATGGAATTCCCGAAGAATGGAATACATGGCTGTATCTTGACCCTGATCAGCTCGTGGACGATATAGACACATCAAACAATATATTTGGCCCTGTACCCATCACGTGGTTAGGATTACCAATGATAACAGACCTTAATATCGAATATCTATCTGCTACAAATTCAATTCATCTTAGCTGGACATATCCAACCTCAGCTGACAATTTCAAGATCTATCGCAGTACTGATCCATATTTTACTCCGAGTGAAGATAACTTGATCATCCGTCCACCCAGCAACCAAACCGAATATACTGAAACAGTAAGCGGACCTTTCTTTTTTTATAGGGTTAGTGCAGAACGATATTTGGATAGACCAGCCAATGGCAACTTTATAATGGGCGAATAA
- the fdhD gene encoding formate dehydrogenase accessory sulfurtransferase FdhD gives MDNQRYLTEILRYYDNAYHLETDIVIKELSLSLIINGYRFTTLACLDNQLKELGIGFLFSEGLLTKASDIKEVNLCDKRTRLEIDTNIKTRDLEKYLSKMEQTTGCGGGISGELSSNDKRPFQKISLDLSLIPDLMFNFQQQSILFKETGGVHSAALGIKDNLVFFAEDIGRHNAVDKVIGAAMFNNKNMSDYYLLISGRISSEIVRKVIRLRIPLIISQAAPTSKAISLAWQNGIYLIGFARGKRFNVYTGLNEIKKQRL, from the coding sequence ATGGATAATCAACGGTATTTAACTGAAATACTCCGTTACTATGATAATGCATATCATCTTGAGACAGATATAGTGATCAAGGAGCTCTCTCTAAGTCTAATAATTAATGGGTATAGATTTACTACTCTTGCCTGTTTAGATAATCAACTAAAAGAACTTGGTATTGGTTTCTTATTCTCGGAAGGATTATTGACTAAAGCTTCCGATATCAAAGAAGTCAACTTGTGTGACAAACGAACCCGTTTAGAGATAGATACCAACATCAAAACCAGAGACTTGGAAAAATATCTCAGTAAAATGGAACAGACTACGGGCTGTGGAGGTGGCATATCAGGAGAGCTATCTTCTAATGATAAGAGACCATTTCAAAAAATATCCTTAGACCTCTCCCTCATTCCTGACCTGATGTTCAATTTTCAACAACAATCGATATTATTCAAAGAGACCGGTGGAGTACATAGTGCAGCTTTAGGAATCAAGGATAATCTTGTCTTCTTTGCTGAAGATATTGGGCGTCACAATGCTGTTGATAAAGTAATTGGAGCAGCTATGTTCAACAATAAGAATATGAGTGACTATTACCTTTTGATCAGTGGCAGGATATCATCAGAAATAGTTCGCAAAGTTATCCGCCTTAGAATCCCTCTAATTATCTCTCAAGCAGCTCCTACTTCAAAAGCGATATCATTAGCGTGGCAAAATGGTATCTATCTGATCGGTTTTGCACGGGGAAAGAGATTTAATGTATATACAGGATTAAATGAAATTAAAAAACAAAGACTATAA
- a CDS encoding molybdenum cofactor guanylyltransferase, translated as MTGIKLIPQITAAILAGGKNKRIATEKSLLQISNVVLIDKIVGLLENIFPELIIITGKESLKKRFPEHKTVDDYYKNCGPLAGIHAALKTASSDAVFVFACDMPNLNSGLIRNMSDYYINQKDTPKLLVPRHKEGYEPLHALYNLSLLPLIEKQLSQQNNKISSFYSLIGTEYYDVPDNYIPIFYNINTKEDLLKLSQTQQASYL; from the coding sequence ATGACCGGAATTAAGTTGATACCTCAAATAACAGCAGCTATATTAGCAGGTGGTAAAAACAAGAGAATTGCGACTGAAAAATCCCTATTACAGATCAGCAATGTTGTTTTGATTGATAAGATCGTTGGTCTATTAGAAAATATTTTTCCGGAACTAATAATCATTACGGGAAAAGAGTCACTTAAAAAGCGGTTTCCTGAACATAAAACAGTAGATGATTATTACAAAAATTGTGGTCCTTTAGCAGGGATACATGCTGCTTTGAAAACGGCATCTTCTGATGCCGTTTTCGTTTTTGCTTGTGATATGCCGAACCTTAATAGTGGTCTTATCAGAAATATGTCCGATTACTATATCAACCAGAAAGATACTCCAAAACTTTTAGTACCCAGACATAAAGAGGGTTATGAGCCACTCCACGCTTTGTATAACCTATCTCTCTTACCATTAATCGAAAAGCAATTATCTCAACAGAATAATAAGATTAGTTCTTTCTATTCTCTCATTGGAACAGAATATTATGATGTACCTGACAACTACATACCGATCTTTTATAACATCAATACGAAAGAGGATCTGCTAAAACTTAGTCAAACTCAACAAGCAAGCTATTTATAG
- a CDS encoding YitT family protein encodes MNRKKLRVVNQYIGIVFGSLFLAIAYSWFLVPYKIAPGGIGGLAQIFYHFFGFPVGLSMIMMNIPLFVISFIFLGKTFGIRSFYGMIVSAILTDLVSIESLFRFGIIKDLLPYTFQINDKVIYAMLGPDDIYLSALAGSVLLGLGLGIIFRFRGSTAGTDIPAAIIKQKTGLSLGTGFWIVETFIIFLIGLVFADLKLIIWGYVNLFISSKITDIASEGLPYLKGIYIISDFTVDIRAEIYNQLDRGVTFIKGEGSYTGKEFNILFTVVHRRQIATVRDIVKDIDPKAFMIVTDVSDVMGYGFRSRNIDLSSSS; translated from the coding sequence ATGAACAGAAAGAAATTAAGAGTAGTAAATCAGTATATCGGGATAGTGTTTGGATCACTATTTTTGGCTATTGCCTATTCATGGTTTTTAGTGCCTTATAAGATAGCTCCGGGTGGTATTGGTGGATTAGCACAAATATTCTATCACTTCTTTGGTTTTCCTGTGGGATTGAGCATGATCATGATGAACATTCCATTGTTTGTCATCAGCTTCATCTTTCTTGGGAAGACTTTCGGGATAAGATCATTTTACGGTATGATTGTATCGGCAATTCTAACAGACTTAGTAAGTATAGAATCTTTATTTCGTTTTGGGATCATTAAAGACCTGCTACCTTATACTTTTCAGATCAATGATAAAGTTATCTACGCTATGTTAGGTCCTGATGATATTTATCTATCAGCACTAGCCGGTTCAGTTTTATTAGGTTTAGGACTCGGTATTATTTTCCGCTTTAGGGGCTCTACTGCAGGTACTGATATTCCGGCAGCCATCATTAAACAAAAGACAGGATTATCATTAGGAACCGGTTTCTGGATCGTTGAGACGTTTATAATTTTCTTGATTGGATTGGTCTTTGCAGATCTAAAATTGATCATTTGGGGATATGTAAACCTCTTTATCAGTTCCAAAATAACCGATATAGCGAGTGAAGGGCTGCCTTATTTAAAGGGTATATATATCATATCGGATTTCACGGTTGATATCAGAGCAGAGATCTACAATCAACTTGATAGAGGAGTAACCTTTATAAAGGGTGAAGGTAGCTATACAGGCAAAGAATTCAATATCCTTTTTACTGTAGTTCATCGTCGCCAGATTGCAACCGTTCGAGATATAGTAAAAGATATAGATCCTAAGGCATTTATGATCGTTACTGATGTTAGTGATGTGATGGGTTATGGTTTTAGAAGTCGGAATATTGATTTAAGCTCTTCCAGTTAG
- a CDS encoding nucleoside kinase, whose protein sequence is MFKVDLYQDKEFLESYTYEEPVTIKQVISKRNLTNFDTISFKLNNEFANSNKIIVEDSTLVCVGFESEEGFRIYQDSAIFIMAKAFYRLFPKNWSLVVEHSIGDGIYCEVFGTDEFTEEHLSQIKQEMLNIVEKELYIENIEISINEARKIFTDQNRMDVVKNLKYNHKGYVPVFKCGDYHDYYIRQLCDNTGIITEFELNMNSPGFALRFPIKSTRKVHPDFNYPKKLFLVHQESDKWLNIFNVHNVSDLNAKIENFEILNMIQIEEALHEKKIVNFAETISKKEDVRAVFIAGPSSSGKTSFAKRLSIQLQVNGIKPIIFGLDEYFHPRSITPVKLTGEYDFENIHAIDLDLFNEHIKQLLKGNAIEPPKYNFLTGKREKGNHRIKLDKNNIIMIEGIHGLNEHLSASLKNEQSIKVYISCLNQLNIDNHNRIATTYFRKIRRIVRDNFFRGYSAEATLERWTEISDGENRNIFPYQENADIMFNSGLTYEINVLKKHLLPLLYRISKYSPVYTEAQKIIFLVEHMLDIPDDMVPSNSILREFIGGSIFKY, encoded by the coding sequence GTGTTCAAAGTTGATCTATACCAGGATAAAGAGTTTTTAGAGAGTTATACATATGAAGAACCGGTAACTATAAAACAAGTAATATCTAAGCGAAATCTGACAAATTTTGATACTATAAGCTTCAAACTTAACAATGAGTTTGCGAACAGTAATAAAATTATCGTTGAAGATTCGACTTTAGTTTGTGTAGGTTTCGAATCTGAAGAGGGATTCCGTATATACCAAGACTCAGCAATATTCATCATGGCAAAAGCTTTTTATCGATTATTCCCGAAGAATTGGAGTTTGGTGGTCGAACATTCGATCGGTGATGGTATCTACTGTGAGGTCTTTGGTACTGATGAATTTACAGAAGAGCACCTTTCTCAAATAAAACAAGAAATGCTTAATATAGTTGAGAAAGAGCTCTATATAGAAAATATCGAGATCAGTATCAATGAAGCCAGAAAGATCTTTACAGATCAGAATCGAATGGATGTTGTTAAAAACCTGAAGTATAATCATAAAGGGTATGTTCCCGTCTTCAAGTGTGGAGATTATCACGATTACTATATCAGACAGCTCTGTGATAACACGGGAATCATTACTGAATTCGAACTGAATATGAATTCTCCCGGCTTTGCCCTTCGTTTTCCAATAAAAAGTACCAGGAAAGTTCATCCCGACTTTAACTATCCTAAGAAACTCTTTCTAGTGCATCAAGAATCAGATAAATGGTTGAACATCTTTAATGTTCATAATGTCAGCGATCTTAATGCCAAGATAGAGAATTTCGAAATTCTTAATATGATCCAAATTGAAGAAGCTTTACACGAGAAAAAGATCGTGAACTTTGCAGAAACTATTAGTAAAAAAGAAGATGTCAGAGCTGTTTTTATTGCAGGACCCTCATCATCAGGCAAAACATCATTTGCTAAAAGACTATCTATTCAATTGCAAGTTAATGGGATCAAACCAATAATCTTTGGTTTGGACGAATATTTTCATCCTCGATCTATTACACCTGTTAAGTTAACAGGAGAATATGATTTTGAAAACATCCATGCTATTGATCTTGATCTGTTTAATGAGCATATCAAACAGCTACTCAAAGGAAATGCTATTGAACCTCCCAAATATAATTTTTTGACTGGTAAAAGAGAAAAAGGCAATCACCGCATAAAGTTAGATAAAAATAATATCATTATGATTGAAGGGATTCATGGACTCAATGAACATTTATCCGCTTCTCTGAAAAACGAACAGAGTATCAAAGTATATATTAGCTGTCTGAATCAACTAAATATAGATAATCATAATCGTATTGCTACAACTTATTTTCGTAAGATCCGTCGTATAGTGCGAGATAATTTTTTCCGAGGCTATTCGGCTGAAGCTACTTTAGAACGTTGGACTGAGATCAGCGACGGTGAGAATAGGAATATCTTCCCCTATCAGGAAAATGCCGATATTATGTTTAATAGCGGCTTAACCTATGAAATCAATGTTCTGAAAAAACACCTCCTCCCCCTTCTTTATAGAATTTCTAAATACTCTCCTGTTTATACGGAAGCTCAGAAAATCATTTTCCTTGTGGAACACATGCTCGATATCCCCGATGATATGGTTCCCTCTAATTCCATCTTACGTGAGTTTATTGGAGGTAGTATCTTTAAGTACTAA